One genomic region from Streptomyces sp. NBC_00457 encodes:
- a CDS encoding alpha/beta fold hydrolase, whose protein sequence is MATQMLKTPEVDLAYDVHGPLPPVGGRPPLFMIGQPMDASGFGVLASHFPDRTVITYDPRGLGRSTRRDGRVDHVPQIQAADVHAVIEALGAGPVEMFASSGGAVTALALVAAYPEDVTTLVAHEPPLIEVLPDAKAAERARAGFRDVYQEKGWGAGMAAFIVMTSWQGEFTDDYFAQPAPDPAAFGMPAEDDGTRDDPLLSDRSWAVSSYRPDVDALTAAPTRIVIAVGEESEDTFTGRTSVATAELLGQQATVFPSHHGGFLGGEFGYAGQPEAFARKLREILDEVG, encoded by the coding sequence ATGGCTACGCAGATGCTCAAGACTCCCGAGGTCGACCTCGCGTACGACGTCCACGGACCGCTGCCGCCCGTCGGCGGACGTCCACCGCTGTTCATGATCGGCCAGCCGATGGACGCCAGCGGGTTCGGTGTGCTGGCGTCGCACTTTCCCGACCGCACCGTGATCACTTACGACCCGCGTGGTCTCGGCCGCAGCACCCGCAGGGACGGCCGCGTCGACCACGTACCCCAGATCCAGGCCGCCGATGTGCACGCCGTCATCGAGGCGCTCGGCGCGGGCCCGGTCGAGATGTTCGCGAGCAGCGGCGGTGCGGTGACCGCGCTCGCCCTGGTGGCGGCCTACCCCGAGGACGTGACCACCCTGGTGGCGCACGAGCCGCCGCTCATTGAGGTGCTCCCCGACGCCAAGGCGGCCGAGCGCGCCCGGGCCGGCTTCCGGGATGTGTACCAGGAGAAGGGCTGGGGTGCCGGCATGGCGGCCTTCATCGTGATGACGTCGTGGCAGGGCGAGTTCACCGACGACTACTTCGCCCAGCCCGCGCCGGATCCCGCTGCCTTCGGGATGCCGGCCGAGGATGACGGCACTCGTGACGATCCGCTGCTGTCCGACCGGTCCTGGGCGGTCAGCAGTTACCGGCCCGACGTCGACGCGCTCACCGCGGCGCCGACGCGGATCGTGATCGCCGTGGGCGAGGAGTCCGAGGACACCTTCACCGGACGCACCTCGGTTGCGACGGCCGAGCTGCTCGGTCAGCAGGCGACGGTGTTCCCCAGCCACCACGGCGGCTTCCTCGGCGGCGAGTTCGGCTACGCCGGGCAGCCCGAGGCCTTCGCGCGCAAGCTGCGCGAGATCCTCGACGAGGTCGGCTGA
- a CDS encoding GNAT family N-acetyltransferase has protein sequence MPDTVVLHADATPSLPALVLRPWCVDDVPALVEAGRDRALRHWTSLAVENEADALRWVRGQEQGWAAGDQFGFAVLETQPGADQRQLAGHVVLKDVAVGKPSAEVGYWTAAHARGRGVAPRALEAVTGWAFGHLGTDHLVRLELLHQVDNLASCRVAHKSGYDFDRLLPAAPPAFPLDGHLHSRGRGD, from the coding sequence GTGCCTGACACGGTCGTACTACACGCTGACGCGACACCGTCGCTGCCCGCCCTCGTGCTGCGCCCCTGGTGCGTCGACGACGTCCCCGCCCTGGTCGAGGCGGGCCGGGATCGCGCCCTGCGGCACTGGACGAGTCTCGCCGTGGAGAACGAGGCCGACGCGCTGAGGTGGGTGCGAGGTCAGGAGCAGGGCTGGGCAGCCGGTGACCAGTTCGGCTTCGCCGTGCTGGAGACGCAACCCGGAGCAGATCAGCGGCAGTTGGCCGGGCATGTGGTGCTCAAGGACGTGGCTGTTGGGAAGCCGTCGGCCGAGGTGGGCTACTGGACCGCGGCGCACGCTCGTGGACGCGGAGTGGCGCCCCGGGCGCTGGAAGCCGTCACCGGGTGGGCGTTCGGGCACCTGGGTACCGACCACCTCGTACGTCTGGAGCTCCTGCACCAGGTGGACAACCTGGCCTCGTGCCGGGTGGCGCACAAGAGCGGCTACGACTTCGACCGGCTGCTGCCCGCCGCGCCGCCGGCCTTCCCGCTCGACGGTCATCTGCACTCACGGGGCAGGGGCGACTGA